A genomic region of Mitsuaria sp. 7 contains the following coding sequences:
- a CDS encoding efflux RND transporter permease subunit gives MASFFIDRPIFAWVIAIVIMLAGAAAVRILPLERYPDIAPTRISINTSYPGAAAKAIEDSVTQVIEQNLKGIDGLFSIESNSNASGGASTVLSFVAGTDPDLAQMQVQNKVSQSLSRLPQAVQAQGVRVTKAGTENLMVIMLTSDNPAVTSADLGDYLSSTLVDIVSRIEGVGDINVFGSGYAMRIWLDPAQLQRYALVPGDIRSALLAQNTEVSAGQLGAQPAPEGQRLTAIITARAKLTTAEQFRNIVLRVQPDGSALKLGDVARVELGRDSYTTNVKSTGQTAAGMAILPASGANALKTAELVKAKLAELEPFFPHGMKSTITYDTTPFISVSIEGVVHTLIEAMVLVVAIMYLFMQNLRATLVPAIAVPVVLLGTFGVLAVAGYSINSLTMFGLVLAIGLLVDDAIVVVENVERLMREEGLSPRDATRESMKEISGALVGIAVVLSAVFIPMAFFGGSTGIIYRQFSITVVSAMILSVLVAMSLSPALCATLLKPVHKGEHAAHGGPFGKQLDWFFGGFNRQFDKFSERYTARVRWLTARGVRSFVVYLLLIVGMAFLYKSLPTSFLPDEDQGSLQIQVRMAPGATAERMEAVAQAMEAYLAEQKEVQFYNLVRGANGDQGSGQGFIRLTDWKDRPEKQQGAAALAERFSRELGKKIRDANIFIVQPPTVRGLGGSSGIQLFLQDLGGVGNEALAEARERLIDEANKHPELARARINSLTETPQLQINIDDHKAGTLGVATTTINDTLSIALGSSYVNDFIDRGRVKRVLVQGEGAYRADPDALRHWYVRNAAGAMVSFNAFATATWQNGPRQLVRYNGSAAYEIQADVPPGVSSGAAMKAMESILREMPPGIGFEWSGRSYQERLSGDQAPMLYAVSVLFIFLCLAALYESWSVPFSVMLVVPLGIIGALAASHLGGQQNDVFFQVGLLTTVGLSAKNAILIVEFAETLRGQGMSVLEATLKACRQRLRPILMTSLAFMMGVLPLAFASGAGSGSQRAIGVGVLGGMGSATLLGIFFVPLFYLWVKQRFSRAKPVAPTPDDAADTSTASEVKA, from the coding sequence ATGGCTTCATTCTTCATCGACCGGCCCATCTTCGCGTGGGTCATCGCGATCGTGATCATGCTGGCGGGGGCCGCCGCGGTGCGCATTCTTCCGCTGGAGCGCTACCCGGACATCGCGCCCACCCGCATCTCGATCAACACCAGCTACCCGGGCGCGGCCGCCAAGGCCATCGAGGACTCGGTGACGCAGGTCATCGAGCAGAACCTCAAGGGCATCGACGGGCTGTTCTCGATCGAGTCCAACAGCAACGCCTCCGGCGGCGCCAGCACCGTGCTGAGCTTCGTCGCCGGCACGGACCCGGACCTGGCGCAGATGCAGGTCCAGAACAAGGTCTCGCAGTCGCTGTCGCGGCTGCCGCAGGCGGTGCAGGCGCAGGGCGTGCGCGTGACCAAGGCCGGCACCGAGAACCTGATGGTCATCATGCTGACCAGCGACAATCCGGCCGTGACCTCGGCCGACCTGGGCGACTACCTGTCCAGCACGCTGGTGGACATCGTCAGCCGCATCGAGGGCGTGGGCGACATCAACGTCTTCGGCTCCGGCTACGCGATGCGCATCTGGCTGGACCCGGCGCAGCTGCAGCGTTACGCGCTGGTCCCGGGCGACATCCGCAGCGCGCTGCTGGCGCAGAACACCGAGGTCTCGGCCGGCCAGCTCGGCGCCCAGCCGGCGCCGGAAGGCCAGCGCCTGACGGCCATCATCACCGCGCGCGCCAAGCTGACCACGGCCGAGCAGTTCCGCAACATCGTGCTGCGCGTGCAGCCGGACGGCTCCGCGCTGAAGCTGGGCGACGTCGCCCGCGTCGAACTCGGCCGCGACAGCTACACCACCAACGTCAAGAGCACCGGCCAGACCGCGGCCGGCATGGCCATCCTGCCGGCCAGCGGCGCCAACGCGCTCAAGACGGCGGAGCTGGTGAAGGCCAAGCTCGCGGAGCTGGAACCCTTCTTCCCGCACGGGATGAAGTCGACCATCACCTACGACACGACGCCCTTCATCAGCGTGTCCATCGAGGGCGTGGTGCACACGCTGATCGAGGCGATGGTGCTGGTCGTGGCGATCATGTACCTGTTCATGCAGAACCTGCGCGCGACGCTGGTGCCGGCGATCGCCGTGCCGGTGGTGCTGCTGGGCACCTTCGGCGTGCTGGCGGTCGCGGGGTACTCGATCAACTCGCTGACGATGTTCGGTCTCGTGCTCGCCATCGGCCTGCTGGTGGACGACGCGATCGTCGTGGTCGAGAACGTCGAGCGCCTGATGCGCGAGGAAGGCCTGAGCCCGCGCGACGCGACCCGCGAGAGCATGAAGGAGATCAGCGGCGCGCTGGTCGGCATCGCGGTCGTGCTGTCGGCGGTGTTCATCCCGATGGCCTTCTTCGGCGGCTCGACCGGCATCATCTACCGGCAGTTCTCGATCACGGTCGTGAGCGCGATGATCCTGTCGGTGCTGGTGGCGATGAGCCTGTCGCCGGCGCTGTGCGCGACGCTGCTCAAGCCCGTGCACAAGGGCGAGCATGCGGCCCACGGCGGGCCGTTCGGCAAGCAGCTGGACTGGTTCTTCGGCGGCTTCAACCGGCAGTTCGACAAGTTCAGCGAGCGCTACACGGCGCGCGTGCGCTGGCTGACGGCGCGCGGGGTGCGCAGCTTCGTCGTCTACCTGCTGCTGATCGTCGGCATGGCGTTCCTGTACAAGTCGCTGCCGACTTCCTTCCTGCCGGACGAGGACCAGGGCAGCCTGCAGATCCAGGTCCGCATGGCGCCGGGCGCCACGGCCGAGCGCATGGAAGCGGTCGCGCAGGCGATGGAGGCCTACCTGGCCGAGCAGAAGGAAGTGCAGTTCTACAACCTCGTGCGCGGCGCCAACGGCGACCAGGGCTCGGGGCAGGGCTTCATCCGGCTGACCGACTGGAAGGACCGGCCCGAGAAGCAGCAGGGCGCCGCGGCGCTGGCCGAGCGCTTCAGCCGCGAGCTGGGCAAGAAGATCCGGGACGCCAACATCTTCATCGTGCAGCCGCCGACGGTGCGGGGCCTGGGCGGCAGCTCCGGCATCCAGCTGTTCCTGCAGGACCTGGGCGGCGTCGGCAACGAGGCGCTGGCCGAGGCGCGCGAGCGCCTGATCGACGAGGCCAACAAGCATCCCGAGCTGGCGCGCGCGCGCATCAACAGCCTGACCGAGACGCCGCAGCTGCAGATCAACATCGACGACCACAAGGCGGGGACGCTGGGCGTGGCGACGACGACGATCAACGACACGCTGTCGATCGCGCTGGGCAGCAGCTACGTCAACGACTTCATCGACCGCGGCCGCGTCAAGCGCGTGCTGGTGCAGGGCGAAGGCGCCTACCGCGCCGATCCCGACGCGCTGCGCCACTGGTACGTGCGCAACGCCGCCGGTGCGATGGTCTCGTTCAACGCCTTCGCCACGGCGACGTGGCAGAACGGTCCGCGCCAGCTGGTCCGCTACAACGGCAGCGCCGCGTATGAGATCCAGGCCGACGTGCCGCCGGGCGTGAGCTCGGGCGCGGCGATGAAGGCGATGGAATCCATCCTGCGCGAGATGCCTCCGGGCATCGGCTTCGAATGGTCCGGCCGCAGCTACCAGGAGCGGCTCTCGGGCGACCAGGCGCCGATGCTGTATGCCGTGTCGGTCCTCTTCATCTTCCTGTGCCTGGCGGCGCTGTACGAGAGCTGGTCCGTCCCCTTCAGCGTGATGCTGGTCGTGCCGCTGGGCATCATCGGCGCGCTCGCGGCCAGCCACCTCGGCGGGCAGCAGAACGACGTGTTCTTCCAGGTCGGCTTGCTGACCACGGTGGGCCTGTCGGCGAAGAACGCGATCCTGATCGTGGAGTTCGCCGAGACCTTGCGAGGGCAGGGGATGAGCGTGCTCGAGGCGACCTTGAAGGCGTGCCGGCAGCGATTGCGGCCGATCCTGATGACCTCGCTGGCTTTCATGATGGGCGTGCTGCCGCTGGCCTTCGCGAGCGGCGCGGGCTCGGGCTCGCAGCGCGCCATCGGCGTCGGCGTGCTCGGCGGCATGGGCAGCGCCACGCTGCTGGGGATCTTCTTCGTGCCGCTGTTCTATCTGTGGGTGAAACAGCGCTTCAGCCGCGCCAAGCCGGTGGCACCGACTCCGGACGATGCCGCCGACACGTCGACAGCGTCGGAGGTGAAGGCATGA
- a CDS encoding efflux RND transporter periplasmic adaptor subunit, translated as MPKKILTSTSTKSPDSSLIPARTPRTPTLGPIAAALAALAVLVLAGCGEKKDDGAKRAPPEVGVVVVTTQDAPLALELPGRLSASQVAEIRPQVTGIVQKRLFEEGKLVRAGQPLYQLDAATYEAERARTAAALQKAEAQVAVARSRAERDAELLKADALSRQSADDSASTLRQTQADVAVARAALDAARVQLDRTRITAPISGRIEVSTVTAGALVTAAQTQALTTVQQLDPMHVDIVQSSAEILQLRRQLDARSGSSRIKLVLEDGTEYARPGTLQFSGVTVDRGTGAVTLRAIVPNPDGTLLPGMVVRAKLLAGIDSGVILVPQQGVTRSPTGEATALVVGPENKLQLRQLVLTRAVGNQWLVASGLRAGDKLAIEGLQRARAGQVVTPVPAGMKKGGAAGAGGKPAAASAAAAVAAQTGGPAASAATLPGAPGEATSGPASGSAPGSASGAGR; from the coding sequence ATGCCGAAGAAGATTCTGACATCCACGTCCACGAAGTCGCCGGACTCGTCGTTGATCCCCGCGCGCACCCCGCGCACGCCGACCCTGGGCCCCATCGCCGCGGCGCTGGCCGCGCTGGCCGTGCTCGTGCTCGCCGGTTGCGGCGAGAAGAAGGACGACGGCGCCAAGCGCGCCCCGCCCGAAGTCGGCGTGGTCGTGGTGACGACGCAGGACGCGCCGCTGGCGCTGGAGCTGCCGGGCCGGCTGTCCGCCAGCCAGGTCGCCGAGATCCGCCCGCAGGTCACCGGCATCGTGCAGAAGCGTCTGTTCGAGGAAGGCAAGCTGGTCCGTGCCGGCCAGCCGCTGTACCAGCTCGACGCCGCCACCTATGAAGCCGAGCGCGCCCGCACCGCCGCCGCGCTGCAGAAGGCCGAGGCGCAGGTCGCCGTCGCCCGCAGCCGCGCCGAGCGCGACGCCGAGCTGCTCAAGGCCGACGCCCTCAGCCGCCAGAGCGCCGACGACAGCGCCAGCACGCTGCGCCAGACGCAGGCCGACGTGGCCGTGGCCCGCGCCGCGCTGGACGCCGCGCGCGTGCAACTGGACCGTACCCGCATCACCGCGCCGATCTCCGGCCGCATCGAGGTGTCCACGGTCACCGCCGGCGCGCTGGTCACCGCCGCGCAGACGCAGGCGCTGACGACGGTGCAGCAGCTCGACCCGATGCACGTGGACATCGTCCAGAGCAGCGCCGAGATCCTGCAGCTGCGCCGCCAGCTCGACGCCCGCAGCGGCAGCAGCAGGATCAAGCTGGTGCTGGAGGACGGCACCGAATACGCCCGCCCCGGCACGCTGCAGTTCAGCGGCGTGACGGTGGACCGCGGCACCGGCGCGGTGACGCTGCGCGCGATCGTCCCCAACCCCGACGGCACGCTTCTGCCCGGCATGGTGGTCCGGGCGAAGCTGCTGGCCGGCATCGACAGCGGCGTGATCCTGGTCCCGCAGCAGGGCGTGACGCGCTCGCCCACGGGCGAGGCGACCGCGCTGGTCGTCGGACCGGAGAACAAGCTGCAGCTGCGCCAACTGGTGCTGACCCGCGCGGTGGGCAACCAGTGGCTGGTCGCCAGCGGCCTCAGGGCCGGCGACAAGCTGGCCATCGAAGGCCTGCAGCGGGCCCGCGCCGGCCAGGTGGTGACGCCCGTGCCGGCGGGCATGAAGAAGGGGGGCGCGGCGGGCGCCGGCGGCAAGCCGGCCGCTGCTTCCGCAGCGGCGGCCGTAGCTGCGCAAACCGGTGGTCCTGCCGCGTCGGCGGCGACCCTGCCGGGCGCGCCTGGAGAGGCGACGTCCGGACCGGCCTCCGGATCTGCCCCTGGATCCGCCTCCGGCGCGGGACGCTGA
- a CDS encoding ATP-binding protein, with amino-acid sequence MKLPFTLTARLFAAVFSTAMAVALAMGVFSHINLNRDFIGYLNEQGVNRLELARTSVTAGYRENGRSWDFLREKPELWGRLLRPLVPEAEMPAVKHGPAELTGATRRFTLFDENRERVAGYAGPVEPTVERPIIVDGLTVGWLTLTPIESVSPGAEKHFYDAQLRSAWVVGGAAVLLAGAVAFWISHRLLNPVRRVADATHRLAAGDFEIRVPETRGNDDIAGLGRDFNQLALTLQRNEAMRREFLADVSHELRTPLGVLHGELEALEDGVRKLDAQALRSLQGEVGILHKLVDDLHELSMADVGALAYRKSEVDLRELIDVTAGAFGERMHGSGLTLQLDLPDQPLRVFGDERRLRQLLGNLVENSCRYTDAGGALSISARRSGEHAVIDVQDTSPGVGPEHLPRLFERFFRVDASRSRRGGGSGLGLSICQRIAEAHEGRIEARPSPLGGLWMRVELPVHV; translated from the coding sequence ATGAAGCTCCCGTTCACCCTCACCGCCCGGCTCTTCGCCGCCGTCTTCAGCACCGCCATGGCGGTGGCGCTGGCGATGGGCGTGTTCTCGCACATCAACCTGAACCGGGACTTCATCGGCTACCTCAACGAGCAGGGCGTGAACCGGCTGGAACTGGCACGGACCAGCGTCACCGCCGGCTACCGCGAGAACGGCAGGAGCTGGGATTTCCTGCGCGAGAAGCCGGAGCTCTGGGGCCGCCTGCTGCGACCGCTGGTGCCCGAGGCCGAGATGCCCGCGGTCAAGCACGGCCCGGCCGAGCTGACGGGCGCCACGCGGCGTTTCACGCTGTTCGACGAGAACCGCGAGCGCGTGGCCGGTTATGCGGGGCCGGTGGAGCCGACCGTGGAGCGGCCGATCATCGTCGACGGCCTGACCGTGGGCTGGCTCACGCTGACCCCGATCGAATCGGTGAGCCCGGGCGCGGAGAAGCACTTCTACGACGCGCAGCTGCGCTCGGCCTGGGTGGTCGGCGGCGCGGCGGTGCTGCTCGCGGGTGCGGTCGCGTTCTGGATCTCGCACCGGCTGCTGAACCCGGTGCGGCGCGTGGCGGATGCGACGCATCGCCTGGCGGCGGGCGACTTCGAGATCCGCGTGCCCGAAACCCGTGGCAACGACGACATCGCCGGGTTGGGCCGCGACTTCAACCAGCTCGCGCTGACCCTGCAACGCAACGAGGCGATGCGGCGGGAGTTCCTCGCCGATGTCTCGCACGAGCTGCGCACGCCGCTGGGCGTGCTGCACGGCGAGCTGGAAGCACTGGAAGACGGCGTGCGCAAGCTCGACGCGCAGGCGCTGCGTTCGCTGCAGGGCGAGGTCGGCATCCTGCACAAGCTGGTCGACGACTTGCATGAGCTGTCGATGGCGGACGTCGGCGCCCTCGCCTACCGCAAGTCGGAGGTCGACCTGCGCGAGCTGATCGACGTGACGGCCGGCGCCTTCGGCGAGCGCATGCACGGCAGCGGACTCACGCTTCAACTGGATCTGCCGGACCAGCCGCTGCGCGTCTTCGGCGACGAGCGCCGGCTGCGACAGTTGCTGGGCAACCTGGTCGAGAACAGCTGCCGCTACACCGATGCCGGCGGCGCGTTGAGCATCAGCGCGCGTCGCAGCGGCGAACACGCGGTGATCGACGTGCAGGACACCTCGCCGGGCGTCGGGCCGGAGCATCTGCCGCGCCTGTTCGAGCGCTTCTTCCGCGTCGATGCCTCGCGCAGCCGGCGCGGCGGCGGATCGGGGCTGGGGCTGTCGATCTGCCAGCGCATCGCGGAAGCACACGAGGGTCGCATCGAGGCGCGCCCGTCGCCGCTGGGCGGGCTGTGGATGCGCGTGGAGTTGCCGGTCCATGTCTGA
- a CDS encoding response regulator → MPMEPGPSRVLVVEDEPKLAALLADYLRAAGHEPECVADGREVIPAWTARRHDLILLDLMLPGIDGLTLCRTLRAMSSVPILMLTARADESDRLAGLETGADDYIAKNPFSPREVMARVKAALRRGRAHEMATAAAVAAFAAGSEALFIDEAGWTASWRGDPLDLTPIEFRLLHILAAQPGRVYARTQLLDLLHVDGREVTERAVDSHIKNLRRKLERAGAGTDRIRSIYGVGYRFER, encoded by the coding sequence ATGCCGATGGAACCGGGCCCGTCGCGGGTGCTGGTGGTCGAGGACGAGCCCAAGCTCGCCGCGCTGCTGGCGGACTACCTGCGCGCGGCCGGGCACGAGCCGGAGTGCGTGGCCGACGGCCGCGAGGTGATCCCGGCGTGGACGGCGCGACGGCACGACCTCATCCTGCTCGACCTGATGCTGCCGGGCATCGACGGCCTGACGCTGTGCCGCACGCTGCGCGCGATGAGCAGCGTGCCCATCCTGATGCTGACGGCGCGGGCGGACGAGTCGGACCGGCTCGCCGGCCTGGAGACCGGCGCGGACGACTACATCGCGAAGAACCCGTTCAGCCCGCGCGAGGTGATGGCGCGGGTGAAGGCGGCGCTGCGCCGCGGCCGTGCGCACGAGATGGCGACGGCCGCCGCGGTGGCCGCCTTCGCCGCGGGCAGCGAGGCGCTGTTCATCGACGAGGCCGGCTGGACCGCGAGCTGGCGCGGCGATCCGCTGGACCTGACGCCGATCGAATTCCGCCTGCTCCACATCCTGGCCGCGCAGCCGGGGCGCGTGTATGCGCGCACGCAGCTGCTGGACCTGCTGCACGTCGACGGCCGCGAAGTCACCGAGCGCGCGGTGGACAGCCACATCAAGAACCTGCGCCGCAAGCTGGAGCGCGCCGGCGCCGGTACGGACCGGATCCGGTCGATCTATGGCGTCGGTTACCGCTTCGAGCGGTGA
- a CDS encoding CC0125/CC1285 family lipoprotein, translated as MKKWIAIVALALLNACAFTSYTRMFGGYGYNDVPLSPDRYRVTFAGYQNDVPSKAADQALLRSAEVTLTKGYRYFVVVEERNDTLTSSYEVPATQTTETTSKVEGNETKSVSTTTYSEARTVTQKQPATTLTIQCFHDKPAEAAGPASGKVYDAQFLWTELGPRYGVKRPPKG; from the coding sequence ATGAAGAAATGGATCGCCATAGTCGCGCTCGCGCTTCTGAACGCCTGCGCTTTCACGTCCTACACCCGCATGTTCGGCGGCTACGGCTACAACGACGTGCCGCTGTCGCCCGACCGGTACCGCGTGACCTTCGCCGGTTACCAGAACGACGTGCCGTCCAAGGCGGCGGACCAGGCCCTGCTGCGCAGCGCCGAGGTGACGCTGACCAAGGGCTACCGCTATTTCGTCGTCGTCGAGGAACGCAACGACACGCTGACCAGCAGCTACGAGGTGCCCGCGACGCAGACGACCGAGACGACGAGCAAGGTCGAAGGCAACGAGACGAAGTCGGTCTCGACGACGACCTACAGCGAGGCCAGGACGGTGACGCAGAAGCAGCCCGCGACGACGCTGACGATCCAGTGCTTCCACGACAAGCCGGCCGAGGCCGCCGGCCCCGCCTCAGGCAAGGTCTACGACGCGCAGTTCCTGTGGACCGAACTCGGCCCGCGTTACGGCGTCAAGCGTCCGCCGAAGGGCTGA
- a CDS encoding NAD-dependent deacylase, translating into MNDTNEWGDLPTALGQLLNRRFEHIVVFSGAGMSADSGIPTFRSGSNGLWGEFDPQQLATPDAWRRDKETVWGWYEWRRGQVMAATPNPGHVAVARLQREFGAQVVTQNVDDLHERAGVEGALHLHGSFFSPRCDRCGAPAVLADPPPEARRRLEPPTCDACGKGSIRPGVVWFGENLDDEVVNAAAALIAECDLLLIVGTSGVVYPAAGMVRLAPKGAVIVEINPQPGDVAAKVGFRWQTTAAAGLPAVAARLSAAVLSPSADA; encoded by the coding sequence ATGAATGACACGAACGAGTGGGGCGACCTACCCACAGCATTGGGTCAACTGCTGAATCGCCGTTTCGAGCACATCGTCGTGTTCAGCGGCGCGGGCATGTCGGCCGACAGCGGCATCCCGACCTTCCGCTCGGGCAGCAACGGACTGTGGGGCGAGTTCGATCCCCAGCAACTGGCAACACCTGACGCCTGGCGGCGCGACAAGGAGACCGTTTGGGGCTGGTACGAATGGCGCCGGGGCCAGGTGATGGCCGCGACGCCGAATCCGGGGCACGTCGCGGTGGCGCGCCTGCAGCGCGAATTCGGCGCGCAGGTGGTGACGCAGAACGTCGACGATCTGCACGAGCGCGCGGGCGTCGAAGGCGCGCTGCATCTGCATGGCAGCTTCTTCTCGCCGCGATGCGACCGGTGCGGTGCGCCGGCCGTGCTGGCCGACCCGCCACCCGAGGCGCGGCGTCGTCTGGAACCGCCGACCTGCGACGCATGCGGCAAGGGATCGATCCGGCCCGGCGTCGTGTGGTTCGGCGAGAACCTCGACGACGAGGTCGTGAACGCCGCCGCAGCCTTGATCGCCGAGTGCGACCTGCTCCTGATCGTCGGCACCTCGGGTGTCGTCTATCCGGCCGCGGGCATGGTGCGGCTGGCGCCCAAGGGCGCGGTGATCGTCGAGATCAATCCGCAGCCGGGTGACGTGGCCGCGAAGGTCGGCTTCCGGTGGCAGACGACCGCGGCAGCGGGGCTGCCGGCGGTGGCCGCGCGCTTGTCCGCCGCCGTCCTCAGCCCTTCGGCGGACGCTTGA
- a CDS encoding Panacea domain-containing protein, protein MSYSPSLVANAFVYRGQQAGRKFVHMEVQKLVFFIHAWTLTLLGQSVVSERPEAWEYGPLFSSLYYRLKEFEAKPVDMLPEFHPETCEFVPLIPSRQDKRFWFYVDQILDRYGKLSRYQLSALAHPPGGPWEETRNAKVVVMRDEVIRRHYAKKVSHAPTG, encoded by the coding sequence ATGAGTTACTCGCCCTCTCTCGTCGCCAATGCATTCGTCTATCGCGGACAACAGGCGGGACGCAAGTTCGTCCACATGGAGGTCCAGAAGCTGGTGTTCTTCATTCACGCGTGGACGCTGACGCTACTCGGCCAATCGGTCGTTTCCGAGCGTCCCGAAGCCTGGGAGTACGGCCCCCTGTTCTCTTCACTCTATTACCGTCTCAAGGAGTTCGAGGCCAAGCCGGTCGACATGCTGCCCGAATTCCATCCCGAGACCTGCGAGTTCGTACCCCTCATCCCCAGCCGACAGGACAAGCGATTCTGGTTCTACGTCGATCAGATTCTGGATCGGTACGGAAAGCTCAGCCGGTATCAACTGTCGGCACTCGCCCATCCCCCCGGCGGACCTTGGGAAGAGACGAGGAACGCGAAGGTCGTTGTGATGCGGGATGAGGTCATCCGCAGGCACTATGCCAAGAAGGTCTCCCATGCTCCCACCGGATGA
- a CDS encoding VOC family protein, which yields MQAKNTICVWYDRDAEAAARFYEKTFPDSSVGRIARAPGDYPSGVEGDVLVVEFTVMGIPCIGLNGGPGMKHSEAFSFQVATDDQAETDRLWNAIVDNGGQESACGWCKDKWGISWQITPRVLSEALNNPDRAAAKRAFSAMMEMKKIDVAKIEAALKG from the coding sequence ATGCAAGCGAAGAACACGATCTGCGTCTGGTATGACCGCGACGCCGAAGCCGCAGCGCGCTTCTACGAGAAGACCTTTCCGGACAGCAGCGTGGGGCGCATCGCGCGGGCGCCGGGCGACTACCCCTCCGGCGTGGAGGGCGACGTGCTGGTCGTCGAGTTCACGGTGATGGGCATTCCCTGCATCGGCTTGAACGGCGGCCCCGGCATGAAGCACAGCGAGGCCTTCTCGTTCCAGGTCGCGACCGACGACCAGGCGGAGACGGACCGGCTCTGGAACGCGATCGTCGACAACGGCGGTCAGGAGAGCGCGTGCGGCTGGTGCAAGGACAAGTGGGGCATCTCGTGGCAGATCACGCCGCGCGTGCTGTCCGAGGCGCTCAACAACCCCGACCGCGCGGCCGCGAAGCGCGCCTTCAGCGCGATGATGGAGATGAAGAAGATCGACGTCGCGAAGATCGAGGCGGCGCTGAAGGGTTGA
- a CDS encoding anti-sigma factor domain-containing protein has translation MDYGHPERAERLAADYAVGTLRGGARRRFERLLPAHPALAAATAAWSARLQLLAGQVAPVEPPPSVWATIQTRLFGAADAKAASAAPAGAPLSSTSDLSSIGQGRPGQLRFWRGLSAMALAASVALAVVVIRPVPEAAPVVIVLRSTPEGVELVKTGFVASVSADGRALVLKPLAPVVVDAAHALELWAVPKAGAPRSLGLIASGDVPTTVTRANLLDDTQAFAVSLEPSGGSRTGKPTGPIVSAGGI, from the coding sequence ATGGACTACGGACATCCGGAACGCGCGGAGCGGCTGGCCGCGGACTACGCCGTGGGCACGCTGAGAGGCGGCGCGCGCCGCCGCTTCGAGCGCCTGCTGCCCGCGCATCCCGCGCTGGCCGCGGCGACGGCGGCGTGGTCGGCGCGCCTGCAACTGCTGGCGGGGCAGGTCGCGCCGGTCGAGCCGCCGCCCAGCGTGTGGGCCACGATACAGACTCGCCTCTTCGGCGCGGCGGATGCCAAGGCGGCATCGGCAGCCCCGGCGGGGGCGCCCTTGTCTTCGACGTCGGACCTGTCCTCGATCGGGCAGGGCCGCCCCGGTCAGCTGCGCTTCTGGCGAGGACTCAGCGCGATGGCCCTCGCGGCGTCGGTCGCGCTGGCGGTCGTCGTCATCCGCCCGGTGCCCGAAGCGGCCCCCGTCGTGATCGTGCTGCGCAGCACGCCGGAGGGCGTCGAACTCGTCAAGACGGGCTTCGTCGCCAGTGTGTCCGCGGATGGCCGGGCGCTGGTGCTCAAGCCCTTGGCGCCGGTGGTCGTCGATGCGGCCCATGCGCTCGAACTCTGGGCCGTTCCGAAGGCGGGCGCACCGCGCTCGCTGGGCCTGATCGCCTCCGGCGACGTGCCCACGACCGTCACGCGCGCGAACCTGCTGGATGACACCCAGGCCTTCGCCGTCAGCCTGGAGCCGAGCGGCGGCTCCCGCACCGGCAAGCCGACGGGGCCGATCGTGTCGGCGGGCGGGATCTGA
- a CDS encoding sigma-70 family RNA polymerase sigma factor → MTTPSDDSGPDPRADAAPSAHTERDARLAALMTRVAASDRQAFDELYRATSATLFGMVLRINRDRGHAEEVLQEIYITVWRQAPSFDAAHGKVLTWLTTITRHRAIDSLRRRAAQPATISHFGALGGPEGGEGERDLLDHLPSEEPSPLDLLADANRAHALERCMSQLSGEQRSSLALAYYQGLSHSEVAEHMSQPLGTVKSWVRRGLLSLRGCLDRAAERLSAMGRVA, encoded by the coding sequence ATGACGACCCCCTCCGACGACTCCGGTCCCGATCCGCGGGCCGACGCGGCGCCGTCCGCCCATACTGAACGCGATGCCCGTCTCGCCGCGCTGATGACGCGCGTCGCGGCGTCCGACAGACAGGCGTTCGACGAGCTCTACCGGGCCACCAGCGCGACGCTGTTCGGCATGGTGCTGCGCATCAATCGCGATCGCGGCCATGCGGAGGAGGTGCTGCAGGAGATCTACATCACCGTCTGGCGGCAGGCGCCGAGCTTCGACGCCGCGCACGGCAAGGTGCTGACCTGGCTCACGACGATCACCCGGCACCGGGCCATCGACAGCCTGCGGCGCCGGGCCGCGCAGCCGGCGACCATCAGCCATTTCGGCGCCCTCGGCGGGCCCGAGGGCGGTGAGGGCGAGCGCGATCTGCTCGACCACCTGCCGAGCGAGGAACCGAGCCCGCTGGATCTGCTGGCCGACGCGAACCGCGCGCATGCGCTGGAGCGCTGCATGTCGCAGCTCAGCGGCGAGCAGCGCAGCAGCCTGGCGCTGGCGTACTACCAGGGGCTGTCCCATTCCGAGGTGGCCGAACACATGAGCCAGCCGCTGGGCACGGTGAAGAGCTGGGTGCGGCGCGGGCTGCTGAGCCTGCGCGGGTGCCTGGACCGGGCGGCCGAACGGCTGAGCGCGATGGGCAGGGTGGCCTGA